A region of the Chroicocephalus ridibundus chromosome 1, bChrRid1.1, whole genome shotgun sequence genome:
TGGTTTAGAATGAAACCGGGCCTCCTAAGATAACTTCAagttttcagtctttatttttgaattatgttataaaaaggaaacactgaaatatgTCAGAGTGGAATCACACTTGGCATCTCCTTTTTAAACATGGATGAAAAGAAACCTCAAAATAAATGCTCTGCAGCCTTATAAGTGCTCCCCCCCCAATTAACACAAGAAAACCAGCAACTATATCCACCATTGACTGTGCTGTACAATTAGTTGTAAGcattacttaattaaaaaaaacccaataacgacaaacaaaacaaaactaaatatgCACCAGCTGGCCTTAAGCACAACAGAAGgagactaatttttatttttttttttagttcgaCAGGACTATCAAAGCAATTAAAGGGCATCTCTGATTCTGGCAAGGATGTACTAGACATTGTCTGGTCTAAAGAGCACCCAAGTCAATTAAAGTCACAGGACAACTTTGTTGCTATTGGAAAAGGTACAAATAATGATGATGTACACAGGCCCTGCATAAAAATCCTACTGCGTAGTGGTGAACGTGGATGCATTCATGCTATACAACACACTGCTGAATATTCTACCTCTGCAATAAAATCAATTCAGAGCAGCAGAACAGGATCTTTCAGGATTAAATAGCTCCTATGAATTGCAACAGACTGCTTACTGTGACCTGTTTACCATTTTCCAGATATAATACAAAATAGTAACCAATCATGCAGAGATCCTCGTCCTTCTGTCCAGTtaataaaacacagcaggaaaattattttctcccagTTCTCCTTCTCTTAATACTGTTATTTCGCAAAGCGGTCATACAGACAAGAATATTAATCATATGGcacataaaagaaaactgaaagcgTCTCGCATGTTCCCTACTTGGGTTCCCTGTATTTTCTAGAAAAGAGAAACTCTGGAAACTTCAGAACTATAGTCTCACAAAACTGAAGAATTGTGTACTTCTACGTTGAGAGTTGGTGGGGTCTTTaaagcccaaaactgaacaattGTATACTTGTACTTTGAGAGTCGGTGGGCTCTTCAAAAGCTACACTAGGGCTTACCAGGTGTAAAAGGTAGGTGCACAGGTCTGGTAAACCACTCCCCCTGGTCAGGCAAAGCACTTCCAGTAAACGAAACCCCACACCCTTCCTCACAGCAGCTCCCCCCACTTCACTCGACTTAAAGAAACACTGAGTAAATACGGACTCAGGAACACTCCTAGAGACGCTATAACCCCCTTTTCCTCGTCCCGCCGTGGACGAGGAAGGGCCGGGCAGGTTCAGCCCCGGCACGGCAGGGCCCGACAGGGCGCAGGGATCAGCAGCACCCCGCCCCGGCAGAGCAAGGAGCAGCCAGGCCTCCCCCTCCGAAAGCGAGGGAGGACACGCCGCTGCCGCCCCACACCAGCCGCCCCTCGCCAGCCGCCCCTCAGGCCTAGCGCCACGGGCCGCACCGGGCCAGGCGGCCGCCAGCGGCCataacacccccccctcccccgggacCGGCGCAGGAGGGTGGTGGAAGGCCGTGGAAGGCCCACCGGCAGCCCCTCGCCGGAGCCCGCCACCGGCAGCGCTCACCTCTCTGGGGGAAGGCGCGGCGGCCTGCACGGAGGCGACGTACCGCTCCACCTCGGGCTTCGTGCGCCTCATCATGGCGccgcggcgggggaaggggggggccgcGCCCGGCCTCCCTCCAGGCAGAACGCCTTTCCCCGCCGGTCTTCGCCCGGCGCCtgcggagggggaggaggaaggaaaggaagaagggaaggaggaagcgacggcgtgaggcggcggcggccgcgcgtTACGCAAGTTCCCGCGCAACCGTACAAGGCCGCCACCAACGGCCGCGGGGGAGGGCGGGGCCGCGCTCCGCGCGTGCGCCGGGCCCGCGCATgcgccccccccggggcgggggagcgggagcGCGCAGCCGCCGCGGAGTCAACCTGGGAGGCGGAGGCCGCTCTCCTCCCCTGGCTGAGGGGCCCGGACCGGGCCGGTGGGGTGGGGTTAAGTGCGCTCctcgtccccccgccccgtccctgtGAGGCCGTCGGCTGGAGGCAGCCCCAGGTGAGGCGGCTGGGGTTCGGGTACCGGGCTGCCCTCGCTTTGTGTCCCCCTGAATTTTGAGGGGCAGCTGATCATTGCTCCTTTTTTACTCGACCAGCTTCCCTTCGTGCGTGGGCCTTCACCGTGACAGTAAAGCTTCACGTGCGTGGAGCCATGCTTTAGTATTGTCTCACCTAAAACTGTATCTTCTGGCAAACCACAACCATAAATTCGAATTTAATCCACAACCACGGGCCTTATCACTGAGATCCAGGGCTCTAGAAAATGAGTTTCCAAATATTCCAGCAGTTGTGGTGAGGAAACTTTATTTTCCACGTACTCTGAATAGAGTAATTATGCTCTTTATTATGATCCTGAAGCATAACTGGTGACATGGATCAGAAGATAACGAGATCAGCAGCCCTCAAGACAAGAGAAATTTGCAAGTTGCAGCTGTCAGGGTTTGGTGGTGCTGGGCACCAGTGGTGGCCCCACCTGGGTGTAATTCCCAGCTGATAGCCTTGGATTCTCCCTGCTGGAATTGCCCATCTCATCTCTCCTCTGACAGTTCAGGCACTTTGGTCAAAATAAGGCCACTGGGCTCTCTCTCTCTGGAGAAGCGTCGCTAAAAATTTATCCCGTTCTCAGTCTGAAGCAACCCATTGACAGCCATACGATTCCTGCTACACCTGAAAAATACTGACGTCACCAAAGCTCTGCCTCTTTCAGTAAAGTATGTCCAgctatgcaaaatatttgtaatacTGACAGCCTAGGAAGTGAGCTTCAATACCAGATCTGTAATTGTCCAGGCTGCTTAATGGCTAGCTTGCTCCGTGGCTGTTTTGCAACTGCTTTTAATTAATCCTCTTCATAGCTATGTCCAGGGGTATTATTTCAATGACAGTTCACTCCAAACACAGCTCCCAAGAGAGCAGTGATTTGTGGAAACCACCGCTCGACACAGGACTCCAATAATAAATTCACCATGAGGGTGACTAAACACTGGAACATACTGTCCACAAGGGTCTGTGAAATCTCATTCTGTGGAGATACTCACAGCTTGGCTGAGCAAGACCTTCAGTACTGATCCAACTTTGAATTGAGACCTGCTTTGAGCGGATGGTTGGGCTAGCTGACCTCTagcagtcccttccaaccaacaTTTTTCCATGATTCATCAGGCTTTGAACCCTCAAGTACCCTCAGATGCTCTCAGAGCTGCATCGCGGGGTCTAAGATACGCTCATGTTCATGAAACAGAAACTGCTGCCTTGGTGAACTGTAGACAGCGTTCATCATCAGGAACTTTCCCGTTGTTAGGGCCACAGGGCTACCACAGAGTCGAGAGGGGACTGGTAGCTGCACAGCGCAACAGAGGCCACTCTGTTGTGGATGGATGTAACCCCAAGCATGTGGATGTGAGCCAAGTCTTGTCATTTGGCCTCAGGGTTAGGGACCCTTCGAGCAGCAAGTGCATACATAGACTGAAGGAAAGGATGTAGAGTCAGTAAAAAACCTAGAACAAGAAGTGTTACAAGAAGGTACAATTTCAAGGAAGCATTGGTGAGTTTGGTCTACGGAATCCATGGCACAGTCCAAAATCCCAACAGTGCTAACATGGTAGTTATGTAAACTTTTCTGTGGGACATTTTAAGCTTTTCTAGTCTTTAACACAGTCAGGACTGCATTCAGTTACTGAACTGTTATGGCATTCAATAACTACGTAggataaaatagtaaaaaaaacccctacttaGCACTAAACTGGAAGTTTAGGGTGGCAGTTTCATTACagtgaaaggaggagaggaaaaactgaTAGGAAGGTGTACATTTTAAACTCAGACAAGATATTTTCTCTAGGAAAACCTAGCAACTGTGCCAATTCAGACAAAATCCAGAAGAATAAAGCTGTTCTTTATGAAACAACGGTGGTTTCTTTCACGAACCTAAGAACGACAGTGGGATATTTAGGAAAGGTGTATGTCTCCTTTAAATCAGGATAATAAGGAAGTATTTACATACAGTCACAGGtaaaagcataaggaaaaaaaatagcccagTTGCTTTCTTACCCTTCGCAGCACTCATTTAAGAGAGGTGATACAAGGTTTAATACCATAGCCTTTATTGATGACACTGTAAAGCAGACGTTTTAAAGCAACTAATTTTTcataaacaggaaagaaaattttaCTTCCTATGAGGTAATTACATAAAATCCATTTAAgtcactaatttaaaaaaaattaaaaaatgtttgcgTACTTCGTAATGTAGTACCATCAAGAAGCTCTAAGTAGCTGTATTTTCTATAAGAAAGGGACAAATAAAACAGATTTGCATGGTCAGAAGTCAACAGTATAAAACAATTAAATGGATGTTGTAAGGAATTCTGATGATTTGTGAGCTCAATTCTTGAGGATGGTTAAAGAAATAGATCCTAGCAGGATCAAACCTTGTATATTTACACTCATAGGTGTAAAAATAATATTGCCAGTTAATTGAAATACGCATTTTCAGTGTTCTGAAAATTAAGGAAGTCTAGAAGCTAAATTTTAAGCTCAGGTgttcacatttgaaataaaatacttctcaCATCCTGTATAATTAAGGCAAAGTTAcgttatattttgaaaataccttGTATATAGTTTCTgcataaaaaatatgaaataaaaaataaaactatatatatatatttttaatggaacaCTGTTATGTATGGTCCAGCAGAATAAGGCACAAAAAGTAAATAGAATGCAAAAGCATATAAAAGTTAATGTGTTATTTTGAGTGGAATATATAGCAAAATTCAAGTAGTTCTGAGTACGCTCATTTCTTGCAATAGgaatatacattttatataggTATGTCATGCTAGGCCTGATGTACAAAGATTCATCATGTAGGCATAATCTATCAGAAGCAGGTCATTTGCATGGTGACTGTATTTAGAAATCTGATATTTTTCAAACCATCTGAAATAAGGCTCCTTTAACGAGACAACTTGGCCTGAAATCCAAGGGTGAATTTTTCCATGAGGCAAAGTATGTTGGTTTCTTCCCCAAGTCACGTCACTTGGGCAAGTTTTGTGTGCATGCTTAATTTGAAGgttaataatttcattaatataAATGACAATACATGCCCCTAAAGTTGGACACATTTGCACAGTTTGTTTTCACAGGTATTCGTTCACAAGCAAATTTTCTGTCTCCGTAAATTTCCGCAGAGATCACTGTGCCGAATGCACCACGTGCATCAATTCAACTGCGTTATCAGGGTCAGAAACCTTTCAAGTGAGCTAGTATTTAATTTACTTTGGAAGTACGGTCTGTTTATAAACAAATAAGCATACATGTACACGTATAGAGAGCAGAGAATCTTAAGATTTGATCCCCTTCTGGCATACTCATCATTTGTTGTCTAATCGCAGCCTCAGAacagcccccctccccaagaAATATATGTAAGATTTTCAcaaaggaaggggagagcagaTGAAGTCTTTACTTCCTTCCCAAAGTTTCAGCTagtttcttcagtcttttcttcagCTCTAAAGGAAACTTCTCATAACACTTTTTGCAGACAGGCTTCATATCAAACTCAACGAATTTATTCCTAAAACGACAAAGCAAAAACCAGACAAAGTTTTAGCAGCAGCGagagtgaaaaacatttttaaaagtatcatATTAAACATGCACAGGCAAAAAATTAGAACAGCAATTTATACATACATATGGAGTTACTTTCACAAGGTTATACGTTGTAGACGGTAATTACAATACCCTGTTGAGTGTTACACAGTTTTTACCCAAATGTCGATTTTTATTAACCTTGTCATTCCAAAAGCCTTTCAAACCTAATTGTAGAGCTAAACAGACTAAGCATAAGATAATGGAATAACAAGTTAATATTTCAAGTTGCAGTagtgtgaaaaatattttggctttgaTTGCCATAAATTCatgcaaaaacttaaaaaaaaagcatccttagCACTGACCAAAGAAGAACGGATCAGAGGTGgtggtgagaaggaaaaaaagtttacaaacagattggctttttctttttctgcttctctttatCCTTTGCTTCACGTTCCCGTTTGGCAAGTCGTCGCTTAAATTCATCTGGCATTTTCTCATAACAGTGTTTGCAGACAGGTTTTAGATCAATTTCAACAAACTTATCCCTTTAGagttaaacacagaaaaaataaaggacagaaaaggagaagagttAAGAAGACTAACTGAAGGAAGACCTGAACAGAGAGCTAAAAGAGATGTAAATTAGTAAGTGGAGCAAGACGAAGAAAGATGCATGTATTTTCTCAGTGCTCCTTGTATGTTTTTCATACTGTAACAGCTGCACGATAGCAATATCTACACTTTGAAGATAACCACTGGTATGTTTTGAAGGCATCACACACTTATTGATAAACTTACTTGAGTGTTAACTTAGTGTTGCAAGTTGAACAAGCGAAACAGTTCACACACCATGCCTTATTCAGAGCAGACACAACTAGGGCGACaggaaaaaagaaccaaaccatTAGCattacagaaaagacaaaaaaaaaaagattataaaaattTTCAGCTCACACATTCCTGAGGCATGAAGAACAGTCATTTGATTTTTGTATCAAGTATTAAGGACGTAGCAAGAACGTGGCACAGCTAGGAAGGCACACGTGAGTGAAGCATTGCTAAAGCTGTCTCTGAGGGTACATACAACTCTGTGCTCACCAGCAAGACCAGTTTAGCTTATTTCTGCCTCCTGTTGCCTGCTTCCACCTCATCTTATAGCATGCTGACCTCAGGCAACTGTTTTATGAGGCTGGGTGTCCAATGTAATCAGGAgactttttcagctgaaaagcaaTCCAGCAAGGAGGTGCTTATGTTTTTCATTCAGTTTCATTTCCCAGCACCCGTTCAGACCTCAGTGCCATCAACAGTAGCACCTgcctggccaaaaaaaaaataacctgacgCCAACAGTCAGGACCCTGCTGCTAAATCAGCACTaccaaggtaaaaaaaattacGGACTTGTGGGATAAATTACTTGATCAAGACAAAGttggatatatttttattttttgctttggagAGAAAGTAACtattttctctgtgttctgtATCTCAGTCCATTTTCTGTTGTTCCTCTCTTTCAATGTACCTTTACACTTTTCCCTGCCAAAATTTGCTTCTCAATCTAAGTTAGAAGACGCAGGACAATGGTTTTCTcgtaaaatacagcattttctcaACAACAAACAGAACCAGAGCATTGTCACGcagagctttttttcctccacgATGGGGCAAACACATCCACGGAAGCATAGTTATTCCACTGCTTGCCAAAATAATACTAGTCAGACTAAAGTCTTTGCTCCCAAGCAACCTCTGTCATAGTCATAGACACCTTCCTGAAAAACTGCTGCCACAGATGTTTGTTTCACCAGAGAGAGAACAATACCGGACACCCATCATTTGTGACAACAGTGGCAAATTTGTGtgcagaaatgaaagagaaaatgtaaaataattgaagatgtactttgaaaataaagaaattactgCATTACACCACATTCTCTTCAGTTCAGAGACCGAAACACACAATATGCGTGTCAGATTATGGGGTGTAACATTAGAAACATACAGAAATGTAGTTATCAGATATGGCTGAAGATCCGGTTCTGTTCATTCTAGAAGGACTTTAATGAAAAGGAGGACACCGTTTCCTCCAAGGCGTTCTGGATTGTTGTTCTGCAGGTATAGTCCAGTCCAGAAAATGTGGGGAAAGCACATCTCTGGAATGTATGTCCCACCCTATATTTACATGACTGTAAACTACCTTATGTCTCTTTTTACATGCTACAGGTTTCCTCCCACTTCGCTAATGGCTTTCGCTTACGTGAGGCTAACACTGGTATTATAGTATTTAGTTCAGGCAGGGGTAAAAAGGCACATAATAATGTTATTTCAGGtagaataatttgctttttggCATTTTATCATAGCTGGttgtccaaaaaaaacccttcaaaatacCTTCCCCccaaaaattaaaatcccaaacTTAAGACACTTGCATCTGGTTCTGCCTTTACGGGACACATCTTTCCAAACACCATCGTTTCTGTTTTTTGTAGTCACTGGGTGGTCTTCCACACCACCATGAAACACTATTTGGTCTCTGACCAATCAGCTCTAAACTAATTTCTGATCAAAAGAAtggctgtttttgttttaatgagaacAATCACGGATTCAACAGGGAGCTGCTTTCCCCTTACTTCCACTTTTAAAGAGAACTTCCATCAGAAAGGAACATTAAGGGAACAGCTAGAAAAGTGCTTACCATCTCCTTCAATCACACGGTTGCAATGGAAACAAACATCACCGAATagctgaagaggaaagagaagtaaTGAATTTTTAATGTAATGATTTTATCGAGGGTACCTTCTCAAACTAACAGAATAACTATATTTCAGCTGACGAGCACAATAGCAGTAAAATAAAGAGAATGCTGGCAAGTCTGGTTTGGTTTCCCAAGTACGTTTTGCATCACCGCAGCACAAAAAGTCTTTACAATattaaagatgaaaacatttgtttacaTCTGTTTGCTCCTCTGTAAagatgatttggttttgttttaacatttctCTAATCCTGAACATTTGAAGTACAGCAGTCAGTGTCACATACTCATCATTACTAATCAGCCAATTTAACATTTGGACTTACATGCACGGCTAGAACAACATACTGCTGTTTCTGGAAAAgactgtaaattaatttttattttaaaaacccagAAATTTAGGCCGAAAAATATTCATTCTATTTCTAGGCTTAACATTGGCCCACAATGTAACAATTAAGAAGTTCCcaaaatttaatgtattttttctaacTGTAGCAGTTAACCTAGTAAAAGACATCCACTCTACATACAGCTCTTGTCTGGTATATGTACTTGCTCCATGACGGCTGCAACACTATTACTGCTAATGTCATGGCATTTACTGTCTACAAGTATGCCAGCAACATTTCAATCATCTGCCCTGCATCACCGACAAATTCAGAATCCACCTGTAATTAGCAGATGCCTTACAACTCCCAGAAGTAACCCATAGTCCACCCACCGAAGAGGTGGACATGACACAACGCAGATGGCTTCCAAATAAAAAGGTCTATACGTCGTGGTGCTGGACTACACAATCAAGGGAGTGTGGAGAGAAATGGTATCATGGTATATAACTCCTATAGAAATGCAAGTGGTCACTAGGTGGTGTCCTCTGACAAATGTAGTCTTCGCAGTCTTCAGCAACCTAATGAAGGAGCTGGGTGATGCAGTGTATGGTAACACACAGTCAGCTTAGAGAAGCCGCTGTAGGGAAAACCACACAACTCACTAGGGCCTTGTCTTAAACCGCAGCTACCGAGTGGCAGATCTTCTTTAGCTTCTTGGGGAAGACTGGGTGTCGTTAGCTGCTCTGATCTCACAGACATGTAAAAGCTCATAACAGCTCTCCTTAAGTACAACTAAGCTTGAAGAACAACTCCATACTGATTGTCTTGGCTAGCCTTTGTGAAAtacctgcagttttctttctcaatACCAGGGAGATGGACAGAGAAACCTGTATAAATTAACTGCAACAGAACATCTAGTGATTGGCATTACACCCACAGGTGCCCAGAAGAGAACAGAGAATGTCCATGGTTTTCCATGTCTATCTAATAAAACCAATTCACAAGTTTACCAATtaacaccatttttaaaaatatgcaaccTTACCTGATTGTAGTGGGTTTCACAATATGCCAAGCCTTTTCTCTCGTAATGACGATGACCCAGGAATGGCTTTTCACATTTTGCACACACAAAATGCTACAAAGAAAATGACATACATTTTGATTATTTGGAAGTAATGGtattttttctggaaagcaaaCCAATCAAGACAAGTACTGAACATGACTGAAGTCTACTGAGATGACTGTGTCatcttgaaaatgaaaattaaaactttgttcATTTTAGACCACAGAAATAATGCTCCTTTTAATGTATTCAACATTTCAACCcaaaagttaccaaaaaaaaaaagtcaagtaaaGGGATGTTATCAATGAACAAAATGaagagattttaaataatttgcacCAACATTACAGTCTCGTGAAGAATGTGTTTGTGGGAGGagattttcaaaacaacaaaaggaatAGACTGTTTATCTTCCTAATGTAAATGGAAGATGTGGAACTAAATCCTGTACATGGCCTTGAAATACAGACTCTCACATAAAGTGCTTTAGAGATGTTTACGTGACAGGTGACCGTGGAAGACATAAGGGTATTACGATGCACAGTAACATTATGGTTGCCACAGAATTTACCGCCTTTCCACATGTACTGCTTTGcactctgaaattttcttttgtaaGGACCTCACAGCGCTTCCTTTGATTACTGGTTTTAGTTTCACGGTCAAGGCTCTCTGTAAGGTAGGAAATAACGCCTATTTCACAGCGGAAGACCAGCCACAGGAAGGCTGAAGATGGGATTAGGAGAAGGCATTTACTAACCACTGCTGCGTACTTTGCTAATCCTTTCATTGAAATTGATCAGCAAAATCCCAGATAAGTATGTTAATGTTTACATTTGTAAAAGACAATATATATCATCTGATGTTTACCTCCACGTGCCATTGTTTGCCCATAGCATTCACCACACGGCCTTCAATTGGTCTCCTACATGCCCCACAGATGGGGACCCCCATTTTGTCGTGGCAGGGTAAGCAGTATAATTCTCCCTTCAACTCACGAGCATCAGCAGTAAGCTCCTTCCTGTTCAAAAGTTAATGAATTGAGAGCATGAATAAAGGCACTGAACGATGTCAACTCTTGagagtttctgaaaagaaaaaaaataatttttagcattTGTTTTAGAAATTGTATTTGTACTACAGTAATGCAGCAGCACATATGACATAGCTGAACATAGTTCAAGACTGATCAAGTCCACAGTAAACCAAGAACAGGCTGCTAAGCGAGATGCACTAAGTCTCTGAAAACAGCTGCTGAGCTATCGCCATTCTGCATTCTGGTTACGTAGCACAAATGCGTGCATGTGCAAGCTGTAGACTGTTTGGTTTATATTCTGGCACTCATCACCAGTTTATTTTAGATTTGCGTAACTGTAACTGAAAGTAAAACATAGTCCTCTACATCTAGCTACATTTTCCCTGTTGTATcaaacttcagagaaagaaaactacagaGCCACATAAGCTAGTTATGTTTATTCATTACCAATTGCAGAATCTCATACACTGTACTTTTTAGTAATTTGCATGGTTAGAATACTGAGAACAGCTAAACTTTAAACGTGACTGTACTCACTAATGCTCTCAACTGCTTGCCACTGACACACCTCCACGTTGTTATTCAAATCAGCCTTTGCTATGGCGCTGAAATGATAGCTTCCTTTGCACCAGaaataaacaacaaataattTGTGCTATATCCTACAATACCCCCTGATCTCTGCATCAGTGCAGGATGTAGAAATGTGCAGCTTCATGCACTGCAGTTGCAGAAGCTGATAAAATGAGGTGGGAAGAAGCTTCTAAGAAAAAGAGGCCTTAGAAGGAGAGAACAAAGTTTGCATGCCACtcagctaaaaagaaataatataggCAAGATGGTAACGGAAGCAGCCAGAGGaccacttttcttcctctcagagCAGAATAACATGCTCTCATTTCGCTGCTACAGAAACTGTTATCTGcgtctgtattttgtattttgtaaggTACTACCTTGTCCTGGAGAGTCCAACTTTCTTTACTCCCTGACAGGTCACCTGTTGTTTGAACTAAAGGCCCAACCCCACCATCCCAAAAGCAGTCACACACATTTGGCCGCAAGGCACCCAAACCCCACCCCTCTTGCTGGCTGTACAGGACAGGTTTTCACTTTAAGATGCAAACCGAGGAAGCAAATAAACAcagcattttcctgttttcttttgcagaactCATGTTACCCGCAGTTTGCACAGTTGAAATGATCAGGGTGATAAGGATCATTTTTGAATATGAGAGGCTGTTCGTCAATAATGGCATGACACTTCTGGCAAATGTACTTTCCCAGGCCTCTGGCTTTCTCCCTGTTGTGGCAAGGACGGCAGAGATGTCTGAAACGGGACAAAAAAGAGAGGTAAGTCCTGGTACCACGTACAACagtacaaaatataaacaaaaaatctATTAGAATCTCATTTCAATCAGCCCTTTTTGGAGGgaaaacagtctttaaaacaaTTTCCTTGTTAAGCAAACCAAGTTCAGGAGAGCAAGGGCTAtcgttttattttctttcacctcAGGGACAGATTTTCTTCAGCTCATTTGAGTTTAAGACGTGTTGAAACACATAAAACAATGTTTATGATAGATTCTCATACCTGAATGTTTTACtttcaaaatcttaaaaatcaCAGCTGGTAAAAATATCCTACTCTGTGAAGTGTCCCACTGAACTTAAAGCAATTATTAATATTGGAATTGTTAATATTGGAAACCCAAGttggaaaaagaaagtaaaaactggtactaaaaaaaataaagacaatgcTTCTTTATCTGAATGCTTTCTCTCTTATTATGTATCACAACGGCCCCAAAATGTTACCAGGTAGAGAACATGTTTGCGAGAAATCTGGTGTTGAAGTAGGTAGACTGTTAATATTTTAAGTGTATATTTTAAGATACCCGTTCTTAGTTTTGCGATGCACTACTAGACCTATTCCCCACAAAAGATGCTTCAGTTGCTCCACCTCAGCTGGAAAGCTTCAGGAACCAAAACCTCTCAGTCCCCCTCTCTTAGTTCATTTTATTTATGATCAGTAACAGAAGGAAGGGTGAAGACTTACCTGCCAGCGTTCTTGACAAATCCAATGTCAGCCAATACTTGTTGGCAGATATCACAGCAGAAGCACTCTGGATGCCAGCTATTGTTCATAGCTTTAATAACACGACCAATAATGAACTCACCTGTAAGAAACACAACACCAGGATGTAAAAAAACCATGCTAGACAAAGTTAAAAGCAACCCACAACCAAATTGTTACAATGccatcatcctcttcctcccccccaaaTCTGGTAGGATACACTGCTTTCAGTATCCCAGTTCTGGTTCTACACTCTGaaatttgggtttgtttgtttttttcctacaggTCAGAAGAAAATGTCCTTGCTGACGGAGGACCTTCTGTTCTTTACATACAAGCCCTTCTACACACACACTCCACCTTCTCTTTGCAATCATCCTTTT
Encoded here:
- the LIMS1 gene encoding LIM and senescent cell antigen-like-containing domain protein 1 isoform X4; translation: MTALQLKELSHSGLYRRRRDRPDSVGLPGSHEEKLSNMANALANAICERCRGGFAPAEKIVNSNGELYHEQCFVCAQCFQQFPEGLFYEFEGRKYCEHDFQMLFAPCCHQCGEFIIGRVIKAMNNSWHPECFCCDICQQVLADIGFVKNAGRHLCRPCHNREKARGLGKYICQKCHAIIDEQPLIFKNDPYHPDHFNCANCGKELTADARELKGELYCLPCHDKMGVPICGACRRPIEGRVVNAMGKQWHVEHFVCAKCEKPFLGHRHYERKGLAYCETHYNQLFGDVCFHCNRVIEGDVVSALNKAWCVNCFACSTCNTKLTLKNKFVEFDMKPVCKKCYEKFPLELKKRLKKLAETLGRK
- the LIMS1 gene encoding LIM and senescent cell antigen-like-containing domain protein 1 isoform X2 gives rise to the protein MDFQRRAHPYPIPEDEEVAHKVVPDAHNSAGNEGEKPVSKLQRRHSDIKLYKEFCDFYAKFNMANALANAICERCRGGFAPAEKIVNSNGELYHEQCFVCAQCFQQFPEGLFYEFEGRKYCEHDFQMLFAPCCHQCGEFIIGRVIKAMNNSWHPECFCCDICQQVLADIGFVKNAGRHLCRPCHNREKARGLGKYICQKCHAIIDEQPLIFKNDPYHPDHFNCANCGKELTADARELKGELYCLPCHDKMGVPICGACRRPIEGRVVNAMGKQWHVEHFVCAKCEKPFLGHRHYERKGLAYCETHYNQLFGDVCFHCNRVIEGDVVSALNKAWCVNCFACSTCNTKLTLKNKFVEFDMKPVCKKCYEKFPLELKKRLKKLAETLGRK
- the LIMS1 gene encoding LIM and senescent cell antigen-like-containing domain protein 1 isoform X3, yielding MTALQLKELSHSGLYRRRRDRPDSVGLPGSHEEKLSNMANALANAICERCRGGFAPAEKIVNSNGELYHEQCFVCAQCFQQFPEGLFYEFEGRKYCEHDFQMLFAPCCHQCGEFIIGRVIKAMNNSWHPECFCCDICQQVLADIGFVKNAGRHLCRPCHNREKARGLGKYICQKCHAIIDEQPLIFKNDPYHPDHFNCANCGKELTADARELKGELYCLPCHDKMGVPICGACRRPIEGRVVNAMGKQWHVEHFVCAKCEKPFLGHRHYERKGLAYCETHYNQLFGDVCFHCNRVIEGDVVSALNKAWCVNCFACSTCNTKLTLKDKFVEIDLKPVCKHCYEKMPDEFKRRLAKREREAKDKEKQKKKKPICL
- the LIMS1 gene encoding LIM and senescent cell antigen-like-containing domain protein 1 isoform X1 codes for the protein MDFQRRAHPYPIPEDEEVAHKVVPDAHNSAGNEGEKPVSKLQRRHSDIKLYKEFCDFYAKFNMANALANAICERCRGGFAPAEKIVNSNGELYHEQCFVCAQCFQQFPEGLFYEFEGRKYCEHDFQMLFAPCCHQCGEFIIGRVIKAMNNSWHPECFCCDICQQVLADIGFVKNAGRHLCRPCHNREKARGLGKYICQKCHAIIDEQPLIFKNDPYHPDHFNCANCGKELTADARELKGELYCLPCHDKMGVPICGACRRPIEGRVVNAMGKQWHVEHFVCAKCEKPFLGHRHYERKGLAYCETHYNQLFGDVCFHCNRVIEGDVVSALNKAWCVNCFACSTCNTKLTLKDKFVEIDLKPVCKHCYEKMPDEFKRRLAKREREAKDKEKQKKKKPICL
- the LIMS1 gene encoding LIM and senescent cell antigen-like-containing domain protein 1 isoform X5, yielding MLGVTAAAAAAAGMSCNSNMANALANAICERCRGGFAPAEKIVNSNGELYHEQCFVCAQCFQQFPEGLFYEFEGRKYCEHDFQMLFAPCCHQCGEFIIGRVIKAMNNSWHPECFCCDICQQVLADIGFVKNAGRHLCRPCHNREKARGLGKYICQKCHAIIDEQPLIFKNDPYHPDHFNCANCGKELTADARELKGELYCLPCHDKMGVPICGACRRPIEGRVVNAMGKQWHVEHFVCAKCEKPFLGHRHYERKGLAYCETHYNQLFGDVCFHCNRVIEGDVVSALNKAWCVNCFACSTCNTKLTLKDKFVEIDLKPVCKHCYEKMPDEFKRRLAKREREAKDKEKQKKKKPICL